From the Pungitius pungitius chromosome 6, fPunPun2.1, whole genome shotgun sequence genome, one window contains:
- the dus2 gene encoding tRNA-dihydrouridine(20) synthase [NAD(P)+]-like isoform X1 codes for MAAAGRLSFSSITALAPMVRVGTLPMRLLALDYGADVVYCEELIDIKMAKCQRVVNDVLQTVDFVAPDERVMFRTCEREKDRVVFQMGTADPERALVVARLVEHDVAAIDVNMGCPKEYSTKGGMGAALLSDPDKIEAILQKLVAGVSIPVTCKIRILPSLEDTLSLVRRIEQTGVAAVAVHGRLKEERPRHPLHLDFIQAAAEAVSIPVIANGGSLDLVKTNEDIEDFRRTSGASSVMLARAAMWNASVFRAAGPLPLETVMEDYLKHAIRYNNHAFNTKYCLCQMLRDKVESPLGRRVQAAQTSADISEALGLQEFYQQTQELLQARRDALHGGGPAERLVMDGDVTTMVVRFERREYPPHITPKMFLLEWSRKEKLQQPLYETVQRSQDRSFQSIVTVEGKRYRSTLWEKSKKFAEQAAAVVFLRVRGVPEGRIGEEDSGLVCKRKREGRGGQAGGGEEVEEDGSNNKRRVFDAQRGVSV; via the exons ATGGCCGCAGCAGGCCGGCTGAGCTTCAGCAGCATCACCGCCCTGGCCCCGATGGTCCGGGTGGGGACTCTGCCCATGAGGCTGCTGGCTCTGGACTACGGAGCTGATGTGGTCTACTGCGAG gagTTGATCGACATCAAAATGGCCAAATGTCAGCGAGTGGTAAACG ATGTTCTGCAGACGGTGGACTTCGTGGCTCCAGACGAGCGCGTGATGTTCAGGACCTGCGAGAGGGAGAAGGACCGAGTCGTCTTCCAGATG GGAACAGCTGACCCGGAGCGAGCGCTGGTGGTGGCCCGTCTCGT GGAGCACGACGTGGCTGCTATCGATGTGAACATGGGATGTCCCAAAGAATACTCCACCAAG GGCGGGATGGGAGCTGCTCTCCTGTCGGATCCTGATAAGATCGAGGCG ATCCTCCAGAAGCTGGTGGCTGGAGTCTCCATACCCGTCACGTGTAAAATCCGAATCCTTCCCTCG TTGGAGGACACACTCAGTCTGGTTCGGAGAATCGAGCAAACGGGCGTCGCTGCGGTCGCTGTCCACGGCAG GCTGAAGGAGGAGCGACCTCGACACCCGCTGCACCTCGACTTCATCCAAGCCGCCGCAGAAGCCGTGTCCATCCCCGTCATCGCAAA TGGAGGCTCTCTGGACCTGGTGAAGACCAACGAGGACATCGAGGACTTCCGGAGGACCAGCGGCGCCTCCTCCGTCATGTTGGCTCGAGCTGCCATGTGGAACGCCTCCGTGTTCAGGGCGGCGGGGCCCCTCCCCCTGGAGACCGTCATGGAGGACTACCTCAAACAC GCGATCCGGTACAACAACCACGCCTTCAACACCAAGTACTGCCTGTGCCAGATGCTGAGGGACAAGGTGGAGTCTCCTCTGGGGAGGCGGGTGCAGGCGGCTCAGACCAGCGCCGACATCAG CGAGGCGTTGGGGCTGCAGGAGTTCTACCAGCAGAcccaggagctgctgcaggccagGAGGGACGCGCTGCACGGCGGGGGGCCGGCGGAGCGCCTGGTGATGGACGGGGACGTCACCACCATGGTGGTCCGGTTTGAGAG GCGGGAGTATCCGCCCCACATCACCCCCAAGATGTTCCTGCTGGAGTGGAGCCGcaaggagaagctgcagcagccgcTCTATGAGACG GTTCAACGTTCTCAGGATCGATCGTTTCAGTCCATCGTCACCGTGGAGGGAAAAAGATACAGATCGACTCTGTg GGAGAAGTCGAAGAAGTTCGCTGAGCAGGCGGCGGCAGTCGTCTTCCTTCGAGTGCGCGGCGTCCCAGAGGGTCGAATCGGGGAGGAAGACTCGGGCCTGGTgtgcaagaggaagagggaggggcggggcggccaggccggggggggggaggaggtggaggaggacggcaGCAACAACAAGCGGCGTGTGTTCGATGCCCAGCGAGGCGTCTCCGTGTGA
- the dus2 gene encoding tRNA-dihydrouridine(20) synthase [NAD(P)+]-like isoform X2, whose amino-acid sequence MEGFTRSWMETGPHPFTACYELIDIKMAKCQRVVNDVLQTVDFVAPDERVMFRTCEREKDRVVFQMGTADPERALVVARLVEHDVAAIDVNMGCPKEYSTKGGMGAALLSDPDKIEAILQKLVAGVSIPVTCKIRILPSLEDTLSLVRRIEQTGVAAVAVHGRLKEERPRHPLHLDFIQAAAEAVSIPVIANGGSLDLVKTNEDIEDFRRTSGASSVMLARAAMWNASVFRAAGPLPLETVMEDYLKHAIRYNNHAFNTKYCLCQMLRDKVESPLGRRVQAAQTSADISEALGLQEFYQQTQELLQARRDALHGGGPAERLVMDGDVTTMVVRFERREYPPHITPKMFLLEWSRKEKLQQPLYETVQRSQDRSFQSIVTVEGKRYRSTLWEKSKKFAEQAAAVVFLRVRGVPEGRIGEEDSGLVCKRKREGRGGQAGGGEEVEEDGSNNKRRVFDAQRGVSV is encoded by the exons atggagggtttcaccaggtcctggatggagactggaccccatccattcacagcatgctac gagTTGATCGACATCAAAATGGCCAAATGTCAGCGAGTGGTAAACG ATGTTCTGCAGACGGTGGACTTCGTGGCTCCAGACGAGCGCGTGATGTTCAGGACCTGCGAGAGGGAGAAGGACCGAGTCGTCTTCCAGATG GGAACAGCTGACCCGGAGCGAGCGCTGGTGGTGGCCCGTCTCGT GGAGCACGACGTGGCTGCTATCGATGTGAACATGGGATGTCCCAAAGAATACTCCACCAAG GGCGGGATGGGAGCTGCTCTCCTGTCGGATCCTGATAAGATCGAGGCG ATCCTCCAGAAGCTGGTGGCTGGAGTCTCCATACCCGTCACGTGTAAAATCCGAATCCTTCCCTCG TTGGAGGACACACTCAGTCTGGTTCGGAGAATCGAGCAAACGGGCGTCGCTGCGGTCGCTGTCCACGGCAG GCTGAAGGAGGAGCGACCTCGACACCCGCTGCACCTCGACTTCATCCAAGCCGCCGCAGAAGCCGTGTCCATCCCCGTCATCGCAAA TGGAGGCTCTCTGGACCTGGTGAAGACCAACGAGGACATCGAGGACTTCCGGAGGACCAGCGGCGCCTCCTCCGTCATGTTGGCTCGAGCTGCCATGTGGAACGCCTCCGTGTTCAGGGCGGCGGGGCCCCTCCCCCTGGAGACCGTCATGGAGGACTACCTCAAACAC GCGATCCGGTACAACAACCACGCCTTCAACACCAAGTACTGCCTGTGCCAGATGCTGAGGGACAAGGTGGAGTCTCCTCTGGGGAGGCGGGTGCAGGCGGCTCAGACCAGCGCCGACATCAG CGAGGCGTTGGGGCTGCAGGAGTTCTACCAGCAGAcccaggagctgctgcaggccagGAGGGACGCGCTGCACGGCGGGGGGCCGGCGGAGCGCCTGGTGATGGACGGGGACGTCACCACCATGGTGGTCCGGTTTGAGAG GCGGGAGTATCCGCCCCACATCACCCCCAAGATGTTCCTGCTGGAGTGGAGCCGcaaggagaagctgcagcagccgcTCTATGAGACG GTTCAACGTTCTCAGGATCGATCGTTTCAGTCCATCGTCACCGTGGAGGGAAAAAGATACAGATCGACTCTGTg GGAGAAGTCGAAGAAGTTCGCTGAGCAGGCGGCGGCAGTCGTCTTCCTTCGAGTGCGCGGCGTCCCAGAGGGTCGAATCGGGGAGGAAGACTCGGGCCTGGTgtgcaagaggaagagggaggggcggggcggccaggccggggggggggaggaggtggaggaggacggcaGCAACAACAAGCGGCGTGTGTTCGATGCCCAGCGAGGCGTCTCCGTGTGA
- the dus2 gene encoding tRNA-dihydrouridine(20) synthase [NAD(P)+]-like isoform X3: MAKCQRVVNDVLQTVDFVAPDERVMFRTCEREKDRVVFQMGTADPERALVVARLVEHDVAAIDVNMGCPKEYSTKGGMGAALLSDPDKIEAILQKLVAGVSIPVTCKIRILPSLEDTLSLVRRIEQTGVAAVAVHGRLKEERPRHPLHLDFIQAAAEAVSIPVIANGGSLDLVKTNEDIEDFRRTSGASSVMLARAAMWNASVFRAAGPLPLETVMEDYLKHAIRYNNHAFNTKYCLCQMLRDKVESPLGRRVQAAQTSADISEALGLQEFYQQTQELLQARRDALHGGGPAERLVMDGDVTTMVVRFERREYPPHITPKMFLLEWSRKEKLQQPLYETVQRSQDRSFQSIVTVEGKRYRSTLWEKSKKFAEQAAAVVFLRVRGVPEGRIGEEDSGLVCKRKREGRGGQAGGGEEVEEDGSNNKRRVFDAQRGVSV; encoded by the exons ATGGCCAAATGTCAGCGAGTGGTAAACG ATGTTCTGCAGACGGTGGACTTCGTGGCTCCAGACGAGCGCGTGATGTTCAGGACCTGCGAGAGGGAGAAGGACCGAGTCGTCTTCCAGATG GGAACAGCTGACCCGGAGCGAGCGCTGGTGGTGGCCCGTCTCGT GGAGCACGACGTGGCTGCTATCGATGTGAACATGGGATGTCCCAAAGAATACTCCACCAAG GGCGGGATGGGAGCTGCTCTCCTGTCGGATCCTGATAAGATCGAGGCG ATCCTCCAGAAGCTGGTGGCTGGAGTCTCCATACCCGTCACGTGTAAAATCCGAATCCTTCCCTCG TTGGAGGACACACTCAGTCTGGTTCGGAGAATCGAGCAAACGGGCGTCGCTGCGGTCGCTGTCCACGGCAG GCTGAAGGAGGAGCGACCTCGACACCCGCTGCACCTCGACTTCATCCAAGCCGCCGCAGAAGCCGTGTCCATCCCCGTCATCGCAAA TGGAGGCTCTCTGGACCTGGTGAAGACCAACGAGGACATCGAGGACTTCCGGAGGACCAGCGGCGCCTCCTCCGTCATGTTGGCTCGAGCTGCCATGTGGAACGCCTCCGTGTTCAGGGCGGCGGGGCCCCTCCCCCTGGAGACCGTCATGGAGGACTACCTCAAACAC GCGATCCGGTACAACAACCACGCCTTCAACACCAAGTACTGCCTGTGCCAGATGCTGAGGGACAAGGTGGAGTCTCCTCTGGGGAGGCGGGTGCAGGCGGCTCAGACCAGCGCCGACATCAG CGAGGCGTTGGGGCTGCAGGAGTTCTACCAGCAGAcccaggagctgctgcaggccagGAGGGACGCGCTGCACGGCGGGGGGCCGGCGGAGCGCCTGGTGATGGACGGGGACGTCACCACCATGGTGGTCCGGTTTGAGAG GCGGGAGTATCCGCCCCACATCACCCCCAAGATGTTCCTGCTGGAGTGGAGCCGcaaggagaagctgcagcagccgcTCTATGAGACG GTTCAACGTTCTCAGGATCGATCGTTTCAGTCCATCGTCACCGTGGAGGGAAAAAGATACAGATCGACTCTGTg GGAGAAGTCGAAGAAGTTCGCTGAGCAGGCGGCGGCAGTCGTCTTCCTTCGAGTGCGCGGCGTCCCAGAGGGTCGAATCGGGGAGGAAGACTCGGGCCTGGTgtgcaagaggaagagggaggggcggggcggccaggccggggggggggaggaggtggaggaggacggcaGCAACAACAAGCGGCGTGTGTTCGATGCCCAGCGAGGCGTCTCCGTGTGA